The Bryobacteraceae bacterium genomic sequence CGATTCGCTCGGCGCGCTCGCCGAACTCGTCGAGGCCGCCTGGAACTCCGGCCTGCGGAGGGTGGAGGGCGACGTGGCGGGCGACGATACGCGATATCCGTGGATGCCCTTCCCGGAAGGCTGGGCGCAGGACGACACCGTCTTCGGCTATGGCGCACCGGTAGGCGCGCTCACGCTGCACGACAACCTGTTCCTGCTGCGCCTCACGGCCGCGGAGCCGGGCGAACCGCCGCGGCTCGACGTGGATCCGCCGCTGCCGTACTTCACCTTCGACAACCGCGCCGTCACCGCCGCGCCAAGGGATGACACGCGGATCTATCTCGATCGCCGCCCCGGCTCGCGCCACGTCGAGATCCGTGGCCACATCGCCGCCGGCCGCGCGAGGTCGTACGAAATCGCGGTGAGCGATCCGGCCGCGTACGCCGCCTACGCGCTGCGGCGCCTGCTCATCCGCCGCGGCATCGCCGTGAGGGGCAGCTTCCATGCGCACCACCGGCTACCCGCGCAACCGGCGCCGAAGCCGCCCGAGGGCGAGGTCACGCTGGCCGAGCGCGAATCCCCGCCGCTAGCGCAAATTCTCCAGGTCACGGGCAAGGTTAGCAACAACCTATGGGCCGAAATCGCGATTCGCGAAGCGGCCCGGGCTTCCGAGACCGATCCGCCGGCTCTGATCGGCGGATTCCTGAACTCCATCGATGTTCCGGACACGGACTTCCGGCTGCAGGACGGCTCCGGCCTCTCTCGTCTGGACCTGGTGAGCCCGGCCGCTCTCGTGCGCCTGCTACGGCACATGGCCGCGCAGCCGGATCGGGAGGCCTGGTTTTCGATTCTCCCCGTGGCTGGAAGGGAAGGCACGCTCGACTCGCGCTTCCGGCGGGGAACCAACGGCCACGGCCGAGTGGCGGCAAAGACGGGCACGCTTTCCGGCGTCGGCGCGCTCTCCGGCTACGCCGGGCTCGACTCCCAGAATCCGGTGGTGTTCTCCGTGCTCGTGAACAACGTGAACGCGCGCAGCGCCGAGATCCGCGGATTCATCGACGGTCTGGTGGCGCTATTCGTTCCGTAGCCCGGGAAGGGCCTCAGTGTCCCAACGCGACCAGCACGCGCTCGGTGATTTCCTCGATCATGGCCGGTAACGCCGCATCGAGCGCCAGCGTGATCGCCGCGCGCACCCGTTCCGGGTCCACCTCCGGCGGACGGGCGCGCTCCTCGGCGATGGCCTCGGCCACCGCGGCGTCCACGGCCTGCTTCTTTTCGACGAGGTGTTCGCCGAACAGGCCGCGCGCAAACTGCGCCGCCTCAAGGAGCGGGTTGATGGTCTCCATCACCACCGAGGCTTCGAAAGGTTTCCGCAACACCGCGTCGCACCCGGCGCGGCGCGCCTCCTCTTCGTCGAACGGCTCGAGGATCCCCGCCGTCAGCACCACCCGTACATGCCGCGTCTCGGGCTGGCTCTTCAGCCAGCGGCACAACTCAAACCCGCTCCGCGTGGGCAGATAGGCGTCGGCCAGCACCACATCGGGATCGACATCGGTGAAACGGACGTAGGCCGTCTCGCCGTCGGTAACCGAAACCACCTCCAGCCCCTCCTCGCGAAGAATGCGCTCTCCCATCCGCTGCGCATTCGGCGAGTCGTCGGCCAGCAGGACCCGGCTCATTGTTTCTTCTGTTGTTCTTTCTCTGCTTCCTGCTGCCCAAGACGCGCGTCCGGCTGCTTGTCGAGCGCCGCGTTGGACCCTTCGATCTGCGTGACGGTGACGTCTGCCGTGGCGCCGCCGGCGCCCGTCTCCGTCGATGGCACGCTAACCGGGATCACGGGGCGCAGACCGGTCATCGCCGGGTCGCCGGACTTGGCCGCCGCGGTGGTGTCGGGGCCCTTCTTGAAGACACCCCAGAAATGTGAGATCATGCCGGGTTTGACGTAGTTTTCCTGCTCGTACTTCATGCGCGCCACGGCTACCGGGTCGGGCTCGGGGATGTCCTTCTCCATCGCTTTGAGCTCACCCTTTGCGCGGTCGACGTAGTCGCTCAACGGATAGTCGCGCACGATCTTCTGGTAAGCCGAAACGGCGCGGTCCTGGAAACGCTCGCCGAGTTTGGCGTAGGCCTGTCCGGTCATCCACAGCGCGGCGTCGGCCTTGCTGTAGAGCGGGTAATGTCCCACCATCGGTTCGAGCCGGGCGGCTGCCGAAGGGAAACTGCCCTTGTTGAAATAGAACTCTCCGCGCCGGTATTCGCCCTCGGCGATCACTTCCTGAATGTTTCGCAGCGTCTGCGCCACTCGCGGCGCGAACTTCGAATTCGGAAACTGCAATAGCAGCGTCCGGCACTCTTCCTCGGCGCGAACGGCGTGCATGTTGTCGCGGTCCGGCTTCTCCATCTGCTTGTAGTGGATGTTGCAAACCTTCTCTTGCGCTTCAGCCGATTCTTCCATCGTCGGATAGAACAGGATGAAGTCCTTGTACTCGGCTTCGGCCTGCGCCAGCCCGTGGGAACCGCCTTCGCGCATCCAGCTATCGGCGATCGCCAATTTCGCCTTGGCCATGTACTCGCTGGTGTCGTAGGTGTTCATCAGCGTGTTCAGCGTGAGCCGGGCGACTTCGTAGCGGCCCTTCTCAATGTCGGCAACGGCCTTGTCGAACAGGACCTTATCGGGCTGTTCGGTATCCTTCGCGATCGGATTCTCGTACTTCTTCCGGCGGAATCCGCAGCCGGCCAGAAGCGTCAGCAGCAGCAGCGCGGCCGCCGCCTGACGAATGCAATTGCTTCGAATCATGTTCCGTAAAACTCCCTACACGCGCACCGCGGTGGCGTCGTGCGCGATCTGTTGCATTTCCCGGACCGCAACGCCCGGGTCCTCTGCGCCGAAAACACTCGTCCCCGCAACCAGCCAGTTCGCACCGGCCTGTACCAGCTCACGGATATTTCCCTTGCCCACGCCGCCGTCCACTTCGATCGGGAAGTCGCGCCCCATCTCCTGACGCCGCCGGTCGAGTTCCATCACTTTACGTAGCGTCTTGCGGATGAACTGCTGTCCGCCGAAGCCGGGGTTCACGCTCATCAGCAGCACGAAGTCGGCGATCTCGAGCACTTCATCGAGAGCAGCCACGGGGGTCGCGGGGTTGATCACCACGCCGGCGAGCGGCCCTTCCGCCTGGATGGCGTGCAGTGTCCGGTCCAGGTGTACGCAGGCTTCCTGATGAACGGAAATCGAGTCGGCGCCGGCGCGCACGAAATCGGCGATGTAGCGGTCCGGATCGTTGATCATCAGGTGGACGTCGAGTTTGGCGCTCGTCACCCCACGGATGGCGTGGATCACCGGCGGCCCGAAACTGATGTTGGGCACGAAGTGGCCGTCCATCACGTCGAGGTGGAGCATGGCCGCTCCCCCCCGCTCCACGCGTTCGATCTCCTCTTGCAGACGCGTAAAATCAGCCGCCAGGATCGATGGGAGGATTTGAACCATAGGCCCGCTCAACGTAACCTTGATGCTAACATAGCAGCGAAAAAGCCGTCTCCTTCATCTTCGCCCGGAATTCGCCTTTCCATCCGTTCCAACTCGTAAACATCGCCGAGCCCTTCGAGCGCCGCGGCCACCACGTCCTCATTCTCTTCCGGCTCCAGCGAACAGGTGGAGTAGACGAGACGTCCGCCGGGTTTCAACAGCCCTAAGGCGTTTCGCAACATCGCCCTCTGGCGCGCCGCGTGGCGAACCAGATCCTCCGGTTGGACGCGCCACTTGATCTCCGGGTTGCGCCCGATCGTCCCGGTCCCTGAACAAGGCGCATCGAGCAGCACGCGGTCAAACACGGGGCCGAACGGCAGCCCCTTGGCGCCGTCGGCGAGCACCCGTGCGGCGTTCAGCCGCATTTGCGAGAGGCGCGATCGCGACGCGTCGCAGGCCACCAGCCGTACGCCCGGCATCTCTAAAATCTGCGCGGACTTGTTGCCGGGGGCGGCAGCTACGTCCAGCACCCGCATTCCGGATTCGACTTCGAGCAGCGGCACGATCGCCTGGGAGCCGATATCCTGAATCCGGAACGGGCCGGTTTCCCCGGCTGCCCGCCAGCAACCCGGCGTCTCCGTCGGCGCCGCGCCCAACGATTCCGCTTCTGTTTCGGCGCCCGGCGGCACGCGAATCCACACTCCGGGCGGACGCAGAGCGCTTGCCGCGATCGCCAGCGCACGCTGTTCCCCGTGGCCTTCGCGCCATTTTCGCCACAGCCACGGAGGGAGGTTCACCGCGCCGGGGCCGCCGCGATCCAGCACCCGAACCCGCCGCAGAACCGCATTCACGAAGCCCGCCGCCGACGCCTTCTTCGAGCGCCGCACCAGCGACACGCTTTCCGAGACCGCCGCGTAACGGGGCACGCGATCGAGAAACAACGCCTGGTAGGCGCCCATGCGCAGCGCGGCGGCCACCTCGCGATCCATGCGCGCCACGGGCCGCCCGGCGACGCTGTCGATGGCGGCATCGAGTTCGCCACGGCGGCGCAGCACGCCCATCGCGATCTCCGTGGCCAGGCCGGCGTCGGCGTTGCCAAGCCGTGTTCCGCGCACACGCAGTTCGTCGGATGCGAATGCCCCGCCCTCAACAGCCATCAAAACATCGAAAGCCACCGCCCGCGCCGCTGAAATGTTCCGCTCCGCCGTGTCGGCCTCCTGCCTCCCAACTATAATAGTGTGTTGGAACTCGAACGGACCCTGCTGCGCAAAGTCGGCGAAGCCGTCACGCGATTCCACATGATCCGCGAGGGAGACCGCGTGGCGGTAGCCCTTTCCGGCGGCAAGGATTCCGTTACGATGCTCGAAGCGCTGCTGTTGCTGGCGGCGCGGAGTCCGGTGAAGTACACCGTCTGCGCCTTCACCATCGAGCAGGGCAAGTTCCTGCGGCCGATTCAACCGATGGGCGAGTGGCTGCGCGCGCGGGGCATCGACTGGACCTACTACCATGACGTCCCGAGCTTCAAGCTGCTCGACGAGCAGCCCGGCCACGGCTGCGATCTCTGCTCCCGGTACCGGCGCCGGGCCGTTTACGAGGTGGTCTCCGGCCTCGGCGCCAACGTGATCGCCTTCGGCCACACGGCTGACGATTTCTGCGAAGCGTTTCTCCGCAACGCCATGTTCACCGGGAAGCTGAGCGCGCTGCCTCCAGTAACCCACTCCCGCGACGGCCAGTTCCGCCTGATCCGGCCGCTCTGTTTCGTCACCGAGGAGGTGACGCGGCAGTTCGCCGATT encodes the following:
- the dacB gene encoding D-alanyl-D-alanine carboxypeptidase/D-alanyl-D-alanine-endopeptidase translates to MHFLPRFALPLVASAMLAAAPPAAEQIQALIDAHPPVQRGQWGALFVDLRSGEVLFSQNADSLFTPASNAKLLSSAAVLDKLGPGFRFVTRLCATAPLNNDGVLAGDLILRGGGDPTLGRARVPYDAKAPPADSLGALAELVEAAWNSGLRRVEGDVAGDDTRYPWMPFPEGWAQDDTVFGYGAPVGALTLHDNLFLLRLTAAEPGEPPRLDVDPPLPYFTFDNRAVTAAPRDDTRIYLDRRPGSRHVEIRGHIAAGRARSYEIAVSDPAAYAAYALRRLLIRRGIAVRGSFHAHHRLPAQPAPKPPEGEVTLAERESPPLAQILQVTGKVSNNLWAEIAIREAARASETDPPALIGGFLNSIDVPDTDFRLQDGSGLSRLDLVSPAALVRLLRHMAAQPDREAWFSILPVAGREGTLDSRFRRGTNGHGRVAAKTGTLSGVGALSGYAGLDSQNPVVFSVLVNNVNARSAEIRGFIDGLVALFVP
- a CDS encoding response regulator gives rise to the protein MSRVLLADDSPNAQRMGERILREEGLEVVSVTDGETAYVRFTDVDPDVVLADAYLPTRSGFELCRWLKSQPETRHVRVVLTAGILEPFDEEEARRAGCDAVLRKPFEASVVMETINPLLEAAQFARGLFGEHLVEKKQAVDAAVAEAIAEERARPPEVDPERVRAAITLALDAALPAMIEEITERVLVALGH
- the bamD gene encoding outer membrane protein assembly factor BamD; this encodes MIRSNCIRQAAAALLLLTLLAGCGFRRKKYENPIAKDTEQPDKVLFDKAVADIEKGRYEVARLTLNTLMNTYDTSEYMAKAKLAIADSWMREGGSHGLAQAEAEYKDFILFYPTMEESAEAQEKVCNIHYKQMEKPDRDNMHAVRAEEECRTLLLQFPNSKFAPRVAQTLRNIQEVIAEGEYRRGEFYFNKGSFPSAAARLEPMVGHYPLYSKADAALWMTGQAYAKLGERFQDRAVSAYQKIVRDYPLSDYVDRAKGELKAMEKDIPEPDPVAVARMKYEQENYVKPGMISHFWGVFKKGPDTTAAAKSGDPAMTGLRPVIPVSVPSTETGAGGATADVTVTQIEGSNAALDKQPDARLGQQEAEKEQQKKQ
- the rpe gene encoding ribulose-phosphate 3-epimerase — translated: MVQILPSILAADFTRLQEEIERVERGGAAMLHLDVMDGHFVPNISFGPPVIHAIRGVTSAKLDVHLMINDPDRYIADFVRAGADSISVHQEACVHLDRTLHAIQAEGPLAGVVINPATPVAALDEVLEIADFVLLMSVNPGFGGQQFIRKTLRKVMELDRRRQEMGRDFPIEVDGGVGKGNIRELVQAGANWLVAGTSVFGAEDPGVAVREMQQIAHDATAVRV
- a CDS encoding transcription antitermination factor NusB, which codes for MAFDVLMAVEGGAFASDELRVRGTRLGNADAGLATEIAMGVLRRRGELDAAIDSVAGRPVARMDREVAAALRMGAYQALFLDRVPRYAAVSESVSLVRRSKKASAAGFVNAVLRRVRVLDRGGPGAVNLPPWLWRKWREGHGEQRALAIAASALRPPGVWIRVPPGAETEAESLGAAPTETPGCWRAAGETGPFRIQDIGSQAIVPLLEVESGMRVLDVAAAPGNKSAQILEMPGVRLVACDASRSRLSQMRLNAARVLADGAKGLPFGPVFDRVLLDAPCSGTGTIGRNPEIKWRVQPEDLVRHAARQRAMLRNALGLLKPGGRLVYSTCSLEPEENEDVVAAALEGLGDVYELERMERRIPGEDEGDGFFAAMLASRLR
- a CDS encoding ATP-binding protein; protein product: MELERTLLRKVGEAVTRFHMIREGDRVAVALSGGKDSVTMLEALLLLAARSPVKYTVCAFTIEQGKFLRPIQPMGEWLRARGIDWTYYHDVPSFKLLDEQPGHGCDLCSRYRRRAVYEVVSGLGANVIAFGHTADDFCEAFLRNAMFTGKLSALPPVTHSRDGQFRLIRPLCFVTEEVTRQFADSLGAPVIPCGCSQKTGTVRRTLRDLFAEIEKDHPHLKQNMLTAMGNLQPERLLDPRYHDPDRPVVPAESELLPILSES